From the genome of Vicia villosa cultivar HV-30 ecotype Madison, WI linkage group LG2, Vvil1.0, whole genome shotgun sequence, one region includes:
- the LOC131648783 gene encoding uncharacterized protein LOC131648783: protein MSCTDAQKVQFGTHMLEKVAEDWLNNTLQRFEEDGIEELIKYCPHYNTVNAEGSKCLKFVNGLRHNIKKAIGYQQITCFTELVNKSQIYDEDNRESASFYKSLKGKNQDRGKSYDDKRKQAGFGKKLSAGGSSTPLKCFKYGVEGHCAINCDKDFRDMFQVWKEWSLSKQLSMVIYTPSMGYVSTSYVCRNCPLSIFGRDFGIDFVCPPLEQLDVILDMHEKRTIEELPIVCDFAEVFPEDISDLLPKREVEFSIDLIFHDYLDTFVVVFINDILIYSKSEEEHAEHLKIVLTVLKEKKLFAKLSKCEFWLREVIFLGHVISSGGISVDPSKIKEVH, encoded by the exons ATGAGCTGTACTGATGCTCAGAAAGTGCAATTTGGTACCCATATGCTTGAAAAGGTAGCTGAAGATTGGTTGAACAACACTCTTCAAAGGTTTGAAGAAGATGGCATTGAG GAGCTTATCAAATATTGTCCCCATTACAATACTGTTAATGCTGAGGGATCTAAATgcttgaagtttgtgaatggctTGAGACATAACATTAAGAAGGCTattggttaccaacagattacCTGTTTTACtgagttggttaacaagagtcagatttatgatgaggataatagGGAAAGTGCTTCTTTCTACAAGAGCTTGAAAGGGAAAAATCAAGATCGTGGGAAATCGTATGACGACAAGAGGAAACaagctggttttggcaagaagctaagtgCGGGAGGATCTTCCACTCCACTTAAGTGCTTCAAATATGGTGTTGAAGGTCATTGTGCTATTAATTGTGATAAGGATTTCCGtgacatgtttcaagtgtggaaaGAGTGGTCACTAAGCAAACAATT aagtatggttatttatACACCTTCTATGGGTTatgtttctacttcttatgtgtGTCGGAATTGTccgttgagtatctttggtagagattttgggattgattttgTTTGTCCTCCTTTAgaacaacttgatgtgattttgg ATATGCATGAGAAGAGAACCATTGAGGAATTGCCgatagtttgtgattttgcggaggtatttcctgaagatATAAGTGATTTACTGCCGAAACGCGaggttgagttttcgattgatttg attTTTCATGATTACCTGGATACGTTTGTTGTTGTGTTCATCAATGATATCTTAatttattctaagagtgaagaggaACATGCCGAGCATTTGAAGATTGTGTTAacagtgttgaaagagaagaagctatTTGCTAAGCTCTctaaatgtgagttttggttgaggGAAGTAAtctttcttgggcatgtgatttcaaGTGGTGGTATTTCCGTTGATCCTTCGAAGATTAAG gaagttcattga
- the LOC131646058 gene encoding basic blue protein-like, protein MGEGRGSANSLSVITVLVLCMFVFHPKMIHAETYIVGDGKGWSFGVQNWPSGKTFKEGDILVFNYTPVIHNVVTVKEFGYNSCVALGGSKLYLSGADKVTLVKGMNYFICGIPGHCNLGMKIAVNAI, encoded by the exons ATGGGTGAGGGAAGAGGCAGTGCCAATAGCTTAAGTGTTATTACAGTGCTAGTATTGTGTATGTTTGTGTTTCATCCTAAGATGATTCATGCAGAAACGTACATAGTTGGTGATGGAAAAGGTTGGTCCTTTGGTGTTCAAAACTGGCCTTCAGGAAAAACTTTCAAGGAAGGTGATATACTTG TATTCAATTACACTCCTGTGATACACAATGTGGTGACAGTGAAAGAGTTTGGCTACAACTCATGTGTGGCTCTAGGAGGATCTAAATTATATTTATCTGGAGCAGATAAAGTTACACTTGTTAAGGGAATGAACTATTTCATATGTGGTATTCCCGGTCACTGCAACTTGGGAATGAAAATTGCAGTCAATGCTATCTAA